The sequence below is a genomic window from Sulfitobacter sp. SK012.
GAAATCGAAAATATTGTCACCACCCAAGATGATCTGTTTCAAGCGGATCTGTTTCCGGAAGGCCCAGGTAGTGCGGCCGCAAAGGAAGTGGCGCTTTATCGCGATGCGCTGAAGCTCGGATTTAATCGACTAAGCGAGACCCAAGGGTTGATCACTAACAGCACGTTGATCGCGATGTTCCAGCTATTGAAGCAACACGATGGCGGGTTTCGCCAAACGCCCGGAACGGCGCTGAAGAACGAAGCAAGTGGTGAAATCGTTTTCGTGCCGCCACAGGATGCCCGTGAGATCGTCAGCCTGATGGCCGACCTAGAGCACTACATCAACGCTGAGAATGGGGACGGGTTGGACCCGCTTATTCGAATGGCGCTCATCCATCACCAATTTGAGAGCATTCACCCATTTCCGGACGGCAACGGCCGGCTTGGGCGGATACTGAATGTTCTGTATCTGGCGCGAACTGGTTTGCTTGACATCCCTGTGCTCTATTTGAGCCGCCATATTACGCAAAACAAGGACACTTATTACAGGTTGCTGCAGGCTGTCCGAGCCGAGAATGCCTGGGAAGAGTGGGTGCTGTTCATGCTTGAGGCAGTCGCTGAAACCTCGGGCGCAACTTTGCGATTGGTCGAGGGTATTCGGCAGCAGATGTCAGACACGAAGACGCGGCTTCGCGCTGAGCTACCCAAACTCTATTCACAAGACCTGCTCAATAACCTCTTCCGCCATCCATATACACGTATCGATTATGTTGTTGAGGAACTTGGGGTTTCACGCCAAACGGCTGCCAAGTATCTGGATGAACTCGCAGACAAGGGGTTCGTTGAAAAAGTCCAATCAGGCCGCAACAACTATTTCATCAACACAAATTTGTTGGCCTTGTTCTTTGACGTATCGGTTAGGGGTTCCTGACGGAGCGAAGGTCCCATCAAGTTCTCTCGTTGACGCAATCGTATCCAAAATTTCCTGCTATCATAACTAGGCAAGCAGTTTGTTGGGGTTGCTCCATTTTGACTGGAGGGCAAAAGCGCCGTTTTAGACGTGGTAGGGCAGGACGCTGAGTGTGCTTTTGCACTACAGCGGATTTCACCAGACCGGCCGTTCAAACGCACCAATCCGGGTAGATCTTAAAGTGATCATTATCTGCGGTTGGTCTCGGGACTGTTCCAAAAGTGGGGGTTTTGCTCTAGTTGCGTCCGAGAAAAGATTGGATAGGGGTTTGTATGGTGTGGTCAGTTTGTCTGCTTGGTGAAGGTGTTGACGGAGTGACACAACGTATTGATCTGCTGGCATTGGGTGCAATGGCACTGTCAGGATAAAACTGGTTGAGGCGGGCAGGGCGACGACTTAGCCTCGCCGGATGATAAAACGGTCCCCTTTTCGCTACTTTAAGACGTCCCCCGAAATCATCCGTCTGGCGGTTATGATGTATGTGCGTTATCCACTTTCACTACGAAATGTGGAGGATTTGCTGCACGAACGCGGTATTGATATTAGCCACGAGACGGTTCGATTTTGGTGGAACAGGTTTGGCCCGTTGTTTGCCGCGGAGATCCGAAGAAAACGGGTTCAGCACCTTCGCGCTCATTCGAATTGGCAATGGCACTTGGACGAAGTGTTCGTAAAAATCAACGGTGAGACGCACTATCTCTGGCGGGCTGTGGATCACGAAGGCGAAGTGTTGGAAAGCTACGTTACGAAGCGCCGAGATCGAAAAGCAAGCTTGAAATTCCTCAGAAAAACAATGAAACGATATGGTCCACCACATGTCATCGTGACCGATCTACTGCGGTCATACGGTGCCGCGATGAAGGTTATCGGCAATGTGGGCAAACAGGAAACCGGCCGCTGGCTGAACAACAGGGCCGAGAATTCACATCAGCCTTTTCGACGAAGAGAGCGGGCGATGATGCGCTTCAGACGAACGCGAACATTGCAGAAATTCGTCTCTGTCCACTCCTCGATCCACAACCATTTCAACCAGGAACGCCACCTCTACAGCCGAGAAAACTTCAAGCTTAACCGCGCTGCCGCTCTTGTTGAGTGGCGTCAGTTGGGCATGGCATAAAGGGCAGCTTCATTGTCCTTGCAGAGACTGGTTCGCATTCGTCTGACAGCACCATGCTGCGGCATGTACATTTTGGCAGTAAGGGCGGAGAGCCGACGTTCGCCGCGCTTAAGTCGAATGGCTGCTCATAGGTCCCTTCGAATTTCCCGCGGTGACTTTCCTGTCCAACTTCGAAAGGCCCGGGTGAAGTTTGCGCTGTTGGCGTAGCCTAAATCGGCGGCGATGGAGCCGACCTTGTCGGTTGTGCCGGTCACGCGTTCGATTGCCTTACTACGCCGAATGTCTTCTCTGATTTTGGAGATACTGATTCCCTGCAAGCTAAGCAAAGACTGCAACTTCCATTTCGACAGTCCAATCGCCGACGCTATGTACGCAACGCCAATGCCTGGTTCAGAAATGCGTTGCTCCAGAACTTGTCTTACTCGTTCCGATAACGTCAGGTCGTGTCGATCAGGCAGGCCTAATTCAGGAAGACCTTCCGGTGGTAGCACAGGCGGCATGGTAAGGCCGAGATAGCTTGATGGAAATCTCAGGTTCAGACCGATTTGTCCCGAAATAACTGAGGTCGGCGGCAGTAAGTCTCGAGGTATCAGTGACGTGTCTGGCAAGACCGCAACAACCTGCACCGGATCCCAAATGTCCTGCGCTGCGGACTTCAATAGCTGACCAAAAAAACCGACAGCGACCGCATCTGCATAGACGGCGTCTTTGTTCGCTCCTACCGGGCGGATCAGTTGCCATAGCGCTATCGGACCTTCGACGACCAACCTGTATGTCGCCGCCGCGTTCTGTTCCGATGAAAGTTGGCTAAACTTTTGAAAGAAGTCGCCAAGGGTTTTTGCCGACGTCATCAAAGGAACAAGGGGAGCCCAGCCACCTGCGGCCATATACTGACCAACGCGTGCAGTAAAAAACGGGCTACCAGTGCAA
It includes:
- a CDS encoding Fic family protein; amino-acid sequence: MLKPTYDIQPLPPSVDFDTVPILKALARANRALAELKGRAATIPNQNILIDTLALQEAKASSEIENIVTTQDDLFQADLFPEGPGSAAAKEVALYRDALKLGFNRLSETQGLITNSTLIAMFQLLKQHDGGFRQTPGTALKNEASGEIVFVPPQDAREIVSLMADLEHYINAENGDGLDPLIRMALIHHQFESIHPFPDGNGRLGRILNVLYLARTGLLDIPVLYLSRHITQNKDTYYRLLQAVRAENAWEEWVLFMLEAVAETSGATLRLVEGIRQQMSDTKTRLRAELPKLYSQDLLNNLFRHPYTRIDYVVEELGVSRQTAAKYLDELADKGFVEKVQSGRNNYFINTNLLALFFDVSVRGS
- a CDS encoding IS6 family transposase; translated protein: MIKRSPFRYFKTSPEIIRLAVMMYVRYPLSLRNVEDLLHERGIDISHETVRFWWNRFGPLFAAEIRRKRVQHLRAHSNWQWHLDEVFVKINGETHYLWRAVDHEGEVLESYVTKRRDRKASLKFLRKTMKRYGPPHVIVTDLLRSYGAAMKVIGNVGKQETGRWLNNRAENSHQPFRRRERAMMRFRRTRTLQKFVSVHSSIHNHFNQERHLYSRENFKLNRAAALVEWRQLGMA
- a CDS encoding helix-turn-helix domain-containing protein; translation: MQDSLPAAMSIAFLHPIIDALLTRGKVKEELASQLSIPVGALYDPSVTLPANEVYSFLKWSANCTGSPFFTARVGQYMAAGGWAPLVPLMTSAKTLGDFFQKFSQLSSEQNAAATYRLVVEGPIALWQLIRPVGANKDAVYADAVAVGFFGQLLKSAAQDIWDPVQVVAVLPDTSLIPRDLLPPTSVISGQIGLNLRFPSSYLGLTMPPVLPPEGLPELGLPDRHDLTLSERVRQVLEQRISEPGIGVAYIASAIGLSKWKLQSLLSLQGISISKIREDIRRSKAIERVTGTTDKVGSIAADLGYANSANFTRAFRSWTGKSPREIRRDL